One Panicum virgatum strain AP13 chromosome 3N, P.virgatum_v5, whole genome shotgun sequence DNA segment encodes these proteins:
- the LOC120664993 gene encoding 60S ribosomal protein L38-like isoform X1, with protein MGRSTSIFRIQEPKQIHEIKDFLLTARRKDARSVRIKRSKDAVKFKVRCSKYLYTLCVYDTEKAIKLKQSLPPGLNVQEV; from the exons ATG gGTAGATCGACGAGCATTTTTAGGATTCAAGAG CCGAAGCAAATCCATGAGATCAAGGACTTCCTTCTCACAGCGAGAAGGAAGGATGCCCGCTCCGTGAGGATCAAGAGGAGCAAGGATGCCGTCAAGTTCAAGGTTCGCTGCTCCAAGTACCTCTACACACTGTGTGTCTATGACACTGAGAAGGCCATCAAGCTGAAGCAGTCTCTGCCTCCTG GCTTGAACGTGCAGGAGGTTTAA
- the LOC120664993 gene encoding 60S ribosomal protein L38-like isoform X2, which yields MPKQIHEIKDFLLTARRKDARSVRIKRSKDAVKFKVRCSKYLYTLCVYDTEKAIKLKQSLPPGLNVQEV from the exons ATG CCGAAGCAAATCCATGAGATCAAGGACTTCCTTCTCACAGCGAGAAGGAAGGATGCCCGCTCCGTGAGGATCAAGAGGAGCAAGGATGCCGTCAAGTTCAAGGTTCGCTGCTCCAAGTACCTCTACACACTGTGTGTCTATGACACTGAGAAGGCCATCAAGCTGAAGCAGTCTCTGCCTCCTG GCTTGAACGTGCAGGAGGTTTAA
- the LOC120664994 gene encoding uncharacterized protein LOC120664994, producing the protein MAGGRTAHKAFLLCNYTLLGAASACIFLTLSLRLAPSPCGLLLVFLHALTAVFAAAGCSGSFTDGGAGAGRAQAAHTAGAVLTAIFQGAAALLAFTRTADFLAELRSYVREEDGEIILKLVGGLGTAIFVLEWAALALAFALRLHDDGGEEADGEYSKSWASGYHV; encoded by the coding sequence ATGGCGGGCGGACGCACGGCGCACAAGGCGTTCCTGCTGTGCAACTACACGCTGCTGGGCGCCGCGTCGGCGTGCATCTTCCTCACGCTCTCGCTCCGCCTCGCGCCGTCCCCGTGCGgcctgctcctcgtcttcctccacGCGCTCACCGccgtcttcgccgccgccggctgctcgGGCTCCTTCAcggacggcggcgctggggccGGCCGCGCGCAAGCCGCGCACACCGCGGGGGCCGTCCTCACCGCCATCTtccagggcgccgccgcgctgctcgcctTCACCCGCACCGCCGACTTCCTCGCCGAGCTGCGGTCCTACGTCcgggaggaggacggcgagatcatcctcaagctcgtcggcgggcTCGGAACGGCCATCTTCGTCCTCGAGTGggccgcgctcgcgctcgccttTGCGCTCCGGCTCCACGACGATGGCGGCGAGGAAGCCGACGGCGAGTACTCCAAGAGCTGGGCGTCTGGTTACCATGTTTGA